The following are encoded in a window of Flavobacterium sp. WC2421 genomic DNA:
- a CDS encoding acyltransferase produces the protein MNFKKIIRIPFYIYRFSRDIIFCTIKLGCWESSWRFHGLPIIQKHRNSIIKIGSNFVGCSNPKNNTIGVFQKVIIKTCAPYASIKIGSHVGVSGATISSISSITIGDNVLIGSGVLITDNDAHSISPEFRNDKNKILSKPIIIENDVFIGARSIILKGVTIGRGALIGAGSVVSKNVDAFAIVGGNPAKKIGDVRDEKYQ, from the coding sequence ATGAATTTTAAAAAAATTATAAGAATTCCATTTTATATTTATCGTTTTTCTAGAGATATTATATTTTGTACCATAAAGTTAGGTTGTTGGGAATCATCATGGAGGTTTCATGGTCTACCTATAATTCAAAAACATAGAAATTCTATTATAAAAATCGGATCTAATTTTGTAGGTTGTAGTAATCCTAAAAATAATACGATTGGAGTATTTCAAAAGGTAATAATTAAAACATGTGCACCATATGCCAGTATTAAAATAGGAAGTCATGTGGGTGTTTCAGGTGCAACTATTTCTAGTATTTCATCAATTACAATTGGTGATAATGTTTTAATAGGGAGTGGTGTATTAATAACGGATAATGACGCACATTCAATAAGTCCTGAATTTAGAAATGATAAGAATAAGATATTATCAAAGCCTATTATTATTGAGAATGATGTTTTTATAGGAGCTAGATCTATTATTTTAAAAGGAGTTACAATAGGAAGAGGAGCATTAATTGGTGCTGGTTCCGTGGTGTCTAAGAACGTTGATGCTTTTGCGATAGTTGGGGGTAATCCTGCAAAAAAAATAGGTGATGTTAGAGATGAAAAGTACCAATAA
- a CDS encoding glycosyltransferase family 2 protein, with protein MNQIAVLLTCFNRKEKTLNCLHHLFKLKNDLDIYLVDDGSTDGTSEAIAKDFPQVNLIKESGDLFWNKGMNLAWEHASQIDYDYYLWLNDDVVIYQNCFDELYSCIDLTESKAIISGIIESADKNETLYGGFDANRKLIKANGKLNSIRNLNGNVVVIPKKVYKVLGNLDLHYHHDLGDVDYGLRAQRNNIKVYTTRIAIASGDKNDICRVRKNKTTIINRFKKLYSPLGANPKIIFYFRNKHFGFINAITYFFFLHFINFIPDWLNNLVFGNRYV; from the coding sequence ATGAATCAAATTGCAGTTTTACTAACCTGTTTCAATAGAAAGGAAAAAACATTAAATTGTTTACACCATCTTTTTAAATTAAAAAATGATTTAGATATTTATTTGGTTGATGATGGTTCTACAGATGGGACTAGTGAGGCAATTGCGAAAGACTTTCCACAAGTAAATTTGATTAAAGAATCAGGTGATTTATTCTGGAATAAAGGAATGAATTTAGCTTGGGAACATGCATCCCAAATTGACTATGATTATTATTTGTGGTTAAATGATGATGTTGTTATTTATCAAAATTGTTTTGATGAACTTTATTCATGTATAGATTTGACTGAAAGTAAAGCCATCATTTCAGGAATTATTGAATCGGCAGATAAAAATGAGACACTTTACGGAGGGTTTGATGCAAATAGGAAGTTAATAAAAGCAAATGGAAAATTAAATTCTATCAGGAATTTAAATGGTAATGTAGTAGTCATACCTAAGAAAGTGTATAAAGTTCTAGGGAATCTGGATTTGCATTATCATCACGATTTGGGAGATGTTGATTATGGATTGCGAGCACAAAGAAATAATATAAAGGTATATACTACTAGAATCGCTATTGCCAGTGGGGATAAAAATGATATCTGTCGCGTGAGAAAAAATAAGACAACTATTATAAATAGATTTAAAAAATTGTATTCTCCCTTAGGAGCGAATCCTAAGATTATATTCTATTTTAGAAATAAACATTTTGGATTTATAAATGCTATAACTTATTTCTTTTTTTTACACTTCATAAACTTTATTCCTGATTGGTTAAATAATTTAGTTTTTGGTAATCGTTATGTTTAG
- a CDS encoding glycosyltransferase yields MKILRVISSMHPSKGGPCQGIRNIIPYFQKEGVITEVVCMDDATSNYPIVDDFTIYKVGIGKTSYQYQSELSNWLKENILNYDAVVVHGLWQYHNLAVYNVIKKLKKRGQKVPKVVVLPHGMLDPYFQKAPDRKMKAIRNEIIWHLTEKKCINTADAIFFTCQEEMRLAATTFKGYNPNKTINVGYGIQAPPLKNVEFKHAFEEICSAVVGKKYWLFLSRIHEKKGVDLLIQAYDKLSRLNPSLPELVIAGPTTSDYAQQMIKLASNNTKIHFPGMLQGAEKWGAFYGCQAYFLPSYQENFGIAIVEAMACEKPVMVSKNVNIWKEIKAGNGGWILDDLSDKGIYSALLEISEISEENIAIKGNQSYTTFQNNFNVQDRAAVFLSALNQL; encoded by the coding sequence ATGAAAATATTACGTGTTATTTCGTCTATGCATCCTAGTAAGGGAGGCCCTTGTCAAGGGATTAGAAATATAATTCCTTATTTTCAAAAAGAAGGAGTTATAACTGAAGTGGTTTGTATGGATGATGCTACTAGTAATTATCCTATTGTTGATGATTTTACTATTTATAAGGTAGGGATAGGAAAGACTTCCTACCAATATCAATCTGAATTATCCAATTGGTTGAAAGAAAATATTTTGAATTATGATGCTGTGGTAGTTCATGGATTATGGCAATATCATAATTTAGCAGTTTACAATGTCATAAAAAAACTTAAGAAAAGAGGGCAAAAAGTCCCCAAAGTTGTAGTACTGCCACATGGTATGTTAGATCCTTATTTTCAGAAAGCTCCAGACAGAAAAATGAAAGCGATTCGAAATGAAATAATCTGGCATCTTACAGAAAAAAAATGTATAAATACTGCTGATGCTATTTTTTTTACTTGTCAGGAAGAAATGCGTTTGGCCGCAACTACCTTTAAAGGATATAATCCCAACAAAACAATAAATGTGGGTTACGGAATTCAAGCACCTCCTTTAAAGAATGTGGAATTTAAACACGCTTTTGAAGAAATATGTTCTGCTGTTGTAGGTAAAAAATATTGGCTATTTTTAAGTCGAATTCATGAAAAAAAAGGGGTTGATTTGTTAATACAAGCCTATGATAAACTGTCAAGGCTAAACCCTAGTTTACCGGAATTGGTTATCGCTGGTCCAACTACATCAGATTATGCGCAACAAATGATTAAACTGGCATCTAACAATACGAAAATTCATTTTCCTGGAATGTTACAAGGAGCGGAGAAGTGGGGTGCTTTTTATGGTTGTCAAGCGTACTTTTTGCCAAGTTATCAAGAAAATTTTGGTATTGCAATAGTAGAAGCAATGGCTTGTGAAAAACCTGTAATGGTTTCTAAGAATGTTAATATTTGGAAAGAAATTAAGGCAGGTAATGGTGGATGGATTCTAGATGATTTATCAGACAAAGGAATTTATAGTGCACTCTTAGAAATCAGTGAAATTTCTGAAGAGAATATTGCTATCAAAGGCAATCAATCGTATACAACTTTTCAAAATAATTTTAATGTTCAAGATCGTGCAGCTGTTTTTTTGAGCGCCTTAAATCAGTTATAA
- a CDS encoding putative colanic acid biosynthesis acetyltransferase, whose translation MDTPIPKYIDTIPKSDKLYRFLWRIVSLFLFRPFSLPFFNGWRIFLLKCFGARLGNNCTIYASAYIPSPKNLIMGTHSTLGPEVKLHFGKTIIGNKVTISQRTYLCSATHETNSINVPFVAGEIIIKDFVWIAAEAFVMTNVVIGEGAIVGARAAVFKDVAAWAVVGGNPAKFIKKRDIK comes from the coding sequence ATGGATACTCCTATTCCAAAATACATAGATACCATTCCGAAATCTGATAAGTTGTATCGCTTCCTTTGGAGGATAGTATCACTTTTTTTATTTAGACCTTTTTCTTTGCCTTTTTTTAATGGATGGCGTATATTTTTATTGAAATGTTTTGGAGCTAGATTAGGAAATAATTGTACCATTTATGCCTCTGCTTACATACCATCTCCTAAGAATTTGATTATGGGTACACATTCTACATTGGGGCCCGAAGTAAAATTGCATTTTGGCAAAACTATTATAGGAAACAAAGTTACAATTTCTCAGCGTACGTATTTGTGTAGCGCGACTCATGAAACAAATTCTATAAATGTTCCATTTGTAGCAGGAGAAATAATAATAAAGGACTTTGTTTGGATAGCGGCTGAAGCTTTTGTTATGACTAATGTCGTAATTGGAGAGGGAGCTATTGTAGGTGCAAGAGCGGCTGTTTTTAAAGATGTTGCTGCATGGGCAGTTGTAGGAGGAAATCCTGCGAAATTTATTAAAAAGAGAGATATTAAATAA
- a CDS encoding glycosyltransferase family 2 protein, translating into MKNSVTAIILTYNEEQHIARCINSLKDKVDEICIVDSFSTDTTCKIARELGAKVYQNPWINYATQFNWALENCEVTSYWVWRIDADEYIEAIPFSLKDKLASLSNDVSGIYVKRKIIFMGKPLLHGGWYPVWHLKIWKFGKGFCENRWMDEHIKLTEGTTIKIDCVQVDENLNDLSWWINKHNSYATREMVDLLDTEYEIFSKSEVNPKFFGSGEQRKRFLKVLYLKFPLFVRPFFYFTYRYVFKLGFLDGKSGFVWHVLQGFWYRFLVDAKIYELKREFNKNEDAIVKHIKETYKTS; encoded by the coding sequence ATGAAAAATTCTGTTACGGCTATAATACTTACTTATAATGAAGAACAACACATTGCCCGTTGTATTAACTCTCTTAAAGATAAAGTAGATGAAATTTGTATTGTTGATTCTTTTAGTACTGACACTACTTGTAAAATTGCTCGAGAATTAGGGGCAAAAGTGTATCAAAATCCTTGGATTAATTATGCAACCCAATTTAATTGGGCGTTAGAAAATTGTGAAGTAACATCGTATTGGGTATGGCGTATTGATGCGGATGAATACATAGAGGCTATTCCGTTTTCTTTGAAAGATAAGTTAGCAAGCTTATCTAATGATGTTTCTGGTATTTATGTCAAAAGGAAAATTATTTTTATGGGTAAACCCTTACTTCACGGAGGATGGTATCCAGTTTGGCATTTAAAAATATGGAAATTTGGTAAAGGGTTTTGTGAGAATCGCTGGATGGACGAACATATTAAATTAACAGAAGGGACAACCATAAAGATTGATTGCGTACAAGTTGATGAAAATTTAAACGATTTGAGTTGGTGGATCAATAAACACAATAGTTATGCTACTAGAGAAATGGTAGATTTATTAGATACAGAATATGAAATTTTTTCAAAAAGTGAAGTTAACCCTAAATTTTTTGGTTCAGGCGAACAACGAAAAAGATTTTTAAAGGTATTGTATTTAAAATTTCCTTTATTTGTAAGGCCATTTTTTTATTTCACCTATCGTTATGTATTTAAATTAGGTTTTTTAGACGGGAAATCTGGGTTTGTTTGGCATGTACTTCAAGGTTTTTGGTATCGTTTTTTAGTTGATGCTAAAATTTATGAATTAAAAAGAGAGTTTAATAAAAATGAGGATGCAATTGTTAAACATATCAAAGAAACGTATAAAACTTCATAA
- a CDS encoding glycosyltransferase family 2 protein, with protein MTMKVSIITICYNRSATIAKAIESVLNQDYPNIEYIVIDGNSTDGTQAVIAKYSSRIAQYISEPDQGMYDALNKGLQLATGDVVGLMHSDDEFYDTGVVSKIVAAFMNTPDTDGVYGDGVYISNDTAAKVVRNRIGGAFSLDKIKKGWLPLHPTVYLKKSLIDKYGAYNLDFKIASDTEFLLRYLFKYKIKMFYLQQYIVKMRMGGLSTSYARAFEVLKEDYAIYKFHNVNPIRAVFQKKLQALTQYLKK; from the coding sequence ATGACAATGAAAGTCTCTATAATCACCATTTGTTACAATCGCAGCGCCACTATTGCCAAAGCTATAGAAAGTGTTTTGAATCAGGATTATCCCAATATTGAATACATTGTCATTGACGGAAACTCTACTGATGGAACTCAAGCGGTTATTGCAAAGTATTCCAGTCGTATCGCTCAATATATTTCAGAACCGGATCAAGGGATGTACGATGCACTCAACAAAGGACTGCAACTGGCAACAGGTGATGTGGTGGGTTTGATGCATTCGGATGATGAATTTTATGACACTGGCGTAGTCTCAAAAATTGTTGCTGCTTTTATGAATACTCCAGATACTGATGGGGTTTATGGAGATGGGGTGTACATTAGTAATGATACCGCAGCAAAAGTGGTGCGCAATAGAATAGGCGGAGCCTTTAGTTTGGACAAAATTAAAAAAGGTTGGCTGCCCTTGCATCCCACTGTGTATTTGAAAAAGTCTCTAATTGATAAATATGGGGCATATAATTTAGATTTTAAGATTGCTTCGGATACCGAATTTTTATTGCGTTATTTGTTCAAATATAAAATAAAGATGTTCTATCTCCAGCAATACATCGTTAAAATGAGAATGGGAGGCTTAAGTACTAGTTATGCTAGGGCTTTTGAAGTATTAAAAGAAGATTACGCCATTTATAAGTTCCATAATGTCAACCCTATTCGTGCTGTTTTTCAAAAGAAACTACAAGCGCTAACTCAATATTTAAAAAAATGA
- a CDS encoding undecaprenyl-phosphate glucose phosphotransferase, with product MSILKTLASLRISRYFKICFVLWDLLLLNVAITFSFWLRYGSLVRIDLKEVQTISLLSNLFWVFILLNRDAYRIIRVERIETILIRMFKHLLIHTALIAIFVTVLKFHEISRVRLFYFYVVFFTMLFISRVSFMKILKYIRSKGYNFKNVIIIGANDAGENINRILSKDLTFGYRILGFFDKIVDPFAFISGPILGDFDAIEEYIIRENVDEMYVALHIDNIDIINTLTALCERYMVRIKFIPDFQQYTRSRKVEITFYENTPVLMLRKEPLEGTINLLLKKVFDLIFSFLVIVLIFPWLFPIIIVLMKMDSPGPIFFKQERSGRENESFLCWKFRTMKVNASSDYQQATKNDARITKIGAFMRKTNIDELPQFFNVFFGNMSVVGPRPHMLRHTEKYSELINNYLVRHYAKPGITGWAQVNGYRGETKELIEMKDRVDYDIWYIENWSLLLDLKIIYLTIYNVFKGEEKAY from the coding sequence ATGTCCATCTTAAAAACCCTAGCCTCTTTACGTATTTCCCGTTACTTTAAAATTTGTTTTGTTTTATGGGATTTGTTATTATTGAATGTAGCTATTACTTTTTCTTTTTGGTTGCGGTATGGTTCACTAGTTCGGATTGATCTAAAAGAGGTGCAAACCATTTCGCTTTTATCCAATTTGTTTTGGGTCTTTATACTATTGAATAGAGACGCCTACAGAATTATACGTGTGGAACGAATTGAGACGATACTAATTAGAATGTTTAAACATCTCCTTATTCATACTGCTTTGATTGCTATTTTTGTAACCGTTTTAAAATTTCATGAAATTTCTCGGGTACGCTTGTTTTATTTTTATGTTGTTTTTTTTACTATGCTTTTTATTTCAAGAGTTTCCTTTATGAAAATATTGAAATACATTCGGTCGAAAGGGTATAATTTTAAGAATGTCATAATCATTGGTGCTAATGATGCAGGTGAAAATATAAACAGGATATTATCTAAGGACTTAACGTTTGGCTATCGAATACTAGGTTTCTTCGATAAAATAGTAGATCCTTTTGCCTTTATATCGGGGCCCATTTTGGGCGATTTTGATGCAATTGAAGAATATATTATTCGAGAAAATGTTGATGAGATGTATGTAGCGTTACATATCGACAATATTGATATCATCAATACATTAACAGCACTTTGTGAGCGCTACATGGTCCGAATTAAATTCATACCTGATTTTCAACAATACACTCGGTCGCGTAAGGTAGAAATTACTTTCTACGAGAACACACCAGTGCTAATGTTGCGGAAAGAACCTTTGGAAGGTACCATTAATCTGTTGTTAAAAAAAGTTTTTGATTTAATTTTTTCTTTTTTGGTTATTGTATTAATCTTTCCATGGCTATTTCCGATCATCATTGTTTTGATGAAAATGGATTCCCCTGGTCCCATCTTTTTTAAGCAAGAGCGTTCCGGACGTGAAAATGAATCTTTTCTTTGTTGGAAATTTAGAACGATGAAGGTAAATGCTAGTTCAGATTACCAACAAGCGACCAAGAACGATGCAAGAATAACCAAAATAGGGGCATTCATGCGCAAAACCAATATTGATGAACTGCCTCAGTTTTTCAATGTTTTTTTTGGTAATATGTCTGTGGTAGGCCCCCGTCCACACATGTTGCGACATACCGAAAAGTATTCTGAATTAATCAATAATTATTTGGTGCGTCATTATGCCAAACCCGGAATTACGGGTTGGGCTCAAGTTAATGGGTATAGAGGAGAAACGAAAGAGTTGATCGAAATGAAAGACCGAGTGGATTATGACATTTGGTATATAGAGAACTGGAGTTTGCTATTAGACCTGAAAATTATTTACCTGACTATTTATAATGTGTTTAAAGGAGAGGAGAAGGCTTATTAG
- a CDS encoding polysaccharide biosynthesis/export family protein, with product MKYLSLLKKITPFLFLIIVFSCASRKDLVYYQGIDGATTQANTTTYEIKIQPDDLLMIIVSAEDPEIAAPFNLKSISVQNPSKLESATGQQTMQLYLVDANGYIEFPILGKLKVGGLSRTEVLQMLQQKIAVYIKNPIINFRIMNFKVSVQGEVNLPGTYTITSERVTLIEALTMAKDLTIYGKRNNILIIREVDGVKSYNRVDLTKADFMNSPFYYLAQNDVVYVEPNKSKINGSAVGANTGVIVSITSILITLITLITRIK from the coding sequence ATGAAATATCTTTCTTTATTAAAGAAAATAACCCCATTTTTATTTTTAATAATAGTGTTCTCCTGTGCTTCTCGTAAGGACTTGGTGTATTATCAAGGAATTGATGGGGCAACTACTCAAGCAAATACTACTACGTATGAAATCAAAATCCAGCCGGATGATTTATTGATGATTATTGTTTCAGCTGAAGATCCGGAGATTGCTGCGCCTTTTAATTTGAAATCGATATCAGTTCAGAATCCTAGTAAATTAGAATCAGCAACTGGACAACAGACGATGCAGTTGTATTTGGTGGATGCTAACGGGTATATTGAATTTCCTATTTTAGGTAAATTAAAAGTGGGAGGATTGAGTCGTACTGAAGTTTTACAAATGCTACAGCAAAAAATAGCGGTATATATTAAAAACCCGATTATTAACTTCCGCATCATGAATTTCAAAGTTTCGGTACAAGGGGAGGTCAATTTACCAGGTACTTATACTATTACATCAGAAAGAGTCACGCTAATTGAGGCATTGACTATGGCAAAAGATTTGACGATTTATGGCAAAAGAAATAACATATTAATTATAAGAGAAGTGGATGGGGTGAAATCGTATAATCGAGTAGATCTTACCAAAGCGGATTTTATGAACTCTCCTTTTTATTATTTGGCTCAAAATGATGTAGTGTACGTAGAGCCCAATAAAAGTAAAATTAATGGTTCAGCCGTAGGAGCTAACACCGGTGTTATTGTTTCTATTACTTCGATATTGATTACATTAATCACCCTAATTACAAGAATAAAATAA
- a CDS encoding GumC family protein, giving the protein MDNNNFEDDFENDFDLKLFLNKYLVHWQWFALAICLGLLGSFLYLRYTVPQYQTTTTILVKDEKKGGMLSELSAFADLGVGGGMKSNLDNEIEILKSRTLVEITVKKLDLHTSLIVNGKISDREIYQDVPISIRFLDKKNKFYESSFDLDFKELSASTFELRDQMKNDSSSVVLGNASQFQYDKPIKTQFGDLVISKLINETHPASKIEKTIRIHVSPLENIVQSFQNRLKVEPVSKTSSVVAISITDPVIKKAEAFLNNLTQIYNENAAADKNFISENTSIFIANRLKLITQELDGVEQDVQTFKKSNNLTDVESEAKLFIEGSNEYNKKGIETEIQLNVVSSLLSFIKKSTNSDLLPTNIIAGEGDASGLISSYNQLVLDRNRILKSATLENPSVVKMDQEIASLKNNVQTSLMRMQSSLNIQKRDLNREEGLLNSKIGKIPVQERQFRVIARQQKVKEELYLYLLQKREETAISLAATEPNARVIDVAKANKVPVSPKKTIVYLAGLLLGFLIPFGIIYTDDLLDTKIKSRFDLEGKTIIPFIGDVPTSDSPTEIIESGSRTSSAEALRIIRTNMEFMLTKVPEGIAKTIFLTSTFPKEGKTFVSVNLAATFALSGKKVLLIGMDIRNPRLDEYLTLPERGVTNYLSSKDLKLEDLIVKYAGFENFHILPAGIIPPNPAELLMGKNVDVFFKELKTQYDYIIVDTAPVSLVTDTLLIAKYADSFIYVVRANFLEKRMLNISNTLYKEKKLPNMCMLLNDTDSTKGYGYGYGYGVNVVKDPWYKKIFKKG; this is encoded by the coding sequence ATGGATAATAACAATTTTGAGGATGATTTTGAAAATGATTTTGATTTAAAATTATTTCTTAATAAATATTTGGTTCATTGGCAATGGTTTGCTTTGGCAATTTGTTTGGGTTTACTGGGCTCTTTTTTATATTTAAGATATACCGTGCCTCAATATCAGACCACTACAACAATTTTAGTAAAAGATGAGAAAAAAGGCGGAATGCTTTCGGAATTGTCTGCTTTTGCTGATTTGGGAGTGGGTGGAGGTATGAAAAGTAATCTGGACAATGAAATTGAAATTTTAAAATCAAGAACCTTAGTCGAAATCACGGTAAAAAAACTGGATTTACATACGAGTTTGATCGTCAATGGAAAAATATCGGATCGTGAAATTTATCAGGATGTGCCCATCTCGATTCGTTTTTTAGATAAAAAAAATAAATTTTATGAAAGTAGTTTTGACTTAGATTTTAAGGAATTAAGTGCGTCAACTTTTGAATTGAGAGATCAAATGAAAAATGATTCTTCCTCAGTTGTACTGGGTAATGCAAGTCAATTTCAATATGATAAGCCTATTAAGACTCAATTTGGTGATTTGGTTATTAGTAAATTAATAAATGAGACACATCCTGCAAGTAAAATTGAGAAAACAATTAGAATACATGTTAGTCCTCTAGAAAATATAGTTCAAAGTTTTCAAAACCGACTTAAAGTAGAACCAGTTAGTAAAACGAGTAGTGTGGTGGCTATTTCTATAACCGATCCAGTAATCAAAAAAGCAGAAGCGTTTTTAAATAATTTAACTCAGATTTATAATGAAAATGCTGCAGCAGATAAAAATTTTATATCGGAGAATACTTCTATTTTTATCGCTAATAGACTGAAATTAATTACCCAAGAATTAGACGGTGTGGAACAAGATGTGCAAACGTTTAAAAAGTCTAATAACCTAACGGATGTCGAATCGGAAGCCAAGTTGTTTATTGAAGGGTCTAATGAATACAATAAAAAGGGGATAGAGACCGAAATTCAGCTGAATGTAGTATCTTCCCTATTGAGTTTTATTAAAAAAAGTACCAATTCTGATTTATTGCCAACCAATATTATTGCAGGTGAAGGAGATGCTTCAGGCTTAATTAGTTCGTATAATCAATTGGTTTTGGATCGCAATCGCATTTTAAAATCGGCCACTCTTGAAAATCCATCGGTTGTTAAAATGGATCAGGAAATTGCCTCCTTAAAAAATAATGTGCAAACTAGTTTGATGCGTATGCAATCCAGTTTAAATATTCAAAAAAGAGATTTAAATAGAGAAGAAGGTTTGTTGAATTCTAAAATTGGTAAAATACCCGTACAAGAACGTCAGTTTAGGGTAATCGCAAGGCAACAAAAGGTAAAAGAAGAGTTGTATTTGTATTTATTACAAAAAAGGGAAGAAACAGCTATTTCATTGGCTGCGACAGAGCCTAATGCACGTGTAATTGATGTGGCTAAAGCCAATAAGGTTCCTGTTTCTCCAAAGAAAACTATTGTATATTTAGCGGGTCTATTATTAGGTTTTTTGATTCCTTTTGGGATTATTTATACAGATGATTTATTAGATACCAAGATAAAAAGTCGTTTTGACCTTGAGGGAAAAACTATAATTCCGTTTATAGGTGATGTGCCTACATCTGATTCTCCAACTGAAATTATAGAATCTGGAAGTAGAACGAGTTCAGCTGAAGCATTGCGTATTATCCGGACCAATATGGAGTTTATGTTGACCAAAGTGCCGGAAGGTATTGCTAAAACAATATTTCTAACTTCTACATTTCCAAAAGAAGGAAAAACATTTGTTTCAGTCAATTTAGCCGCTACTTTTGCTTTATCAGGAAAAAAAGTATTGTTAATAGGTATGGATATTAGGAATCCAAGGTTAGATGAATATTTAACATTGCCAGAAAGAGGGGTGACTAATTACTTATCTTCTAAAGATTTAAAACTGGAAGATTTGATTGTTAAATATGCTGGATTTGAAAATTTTCATATACTACCTGCGGGTATTATACCTCCTAATCCTGCTGAATTGTTGATGGGTAAAAATGTAGATGTATTTTTTAAAGAATTAAAAACGCAATACGACTATATTATAGTGGATACCGCACCAGTTAGTTTAGTTACAGACACTTTATTGATTGCTAAATATGCGGATTCCTTTATCTATGTTGTACGTGCTAACTTTTTGGAAAAAAGGATGTTAAATATATCGAATACTTTGTACAAAGAGAAAAAATTGCCTAATATGTGTATGCTACTTAATGATACTGATTCTACTAAAGGCTATGGTTATGGCTATGGTTATGGAGTAAATGTAGTAAAAGACCCTTGGTATAAAAAAATATTTAAAAAAGGATAA